The following are from one region of the Hydrogenophaga sp. BPS33 genome:
- a CDS encoding ATP-binding protein: MNEHFERLLQRAEQLIDRIEAVLPQPLSAPDWSIAVAWRYRKRSSGHGVLEPVRHVGAMRLGDLQEIDGQKEKIQRNTLQFVQGQPANNVLLTGARGTGKSSLVRACLNEYAPQGLRLIEVDKSDLVDLPDIVEVVADRPERFIVFCDDLSFEDGEPGYKALKSILDGSVSAASPNVLIYATSNRRHLLPEYMKENLTYTHTADGEVHPGEVVEEKISLSERFGLWVSFYPFSQEEYLTIVAQWLSALGVPAQDMEKARPLALVWALERGSRSGRVAYQFARDYVGTHAQSA, encoded by the coding sequence ATGAACGAGCATTTCGAGCGGCTGCTGCAACGGGCCGAACAACTCATCGATCGCATTGAAGCGGTTCTGCCGCAACCCCTGTCCGCGCCCGATTGGTCCATCGCTGTGGCCTGGCGCTACCGCAAGCGCAGCAGCGGCCACGGCGTGCTGGAACCTGTGCGCCATGTGGGCGCCATGCGCCTGGGCGATCTGCAGGAGATCGATGGGCAAAAGGAAAAAATCCAGCGCAATACCTTGCAGTTTGTGCAAGGACAGCCCGCCAACAACGTGCTGTTGACAGGCGCACGCGGCACGGGCAAATCTTCCCTGGTGCGTGCGTGTCTCAACGAATATGCGCCGCAAGGCCTGCGCCTGATCGAAGTGGACAAGTCTGATCTGGTCGATCTCCCCGACATCGTCGAAGTGGTCGCCGATCGCCCCGAGCGCTTCATCGTGTTTTGCGACGACCTCAGCTTTGAAGACGGCGAGCCAGGTTACAAGGCACTCAAGTCCATACTGGACGGGTCGGTGTCGGCCGCGAGCCCGAACGTGCTGATCTACGCAACCAGCAACCGCCGCCATTTGCTGCCCGAGTACATGAAGGAAAACCTCACCTACACGCACACCGCGGACGGTGAGGTGCACCCGGGCGAGGTGGTGGAGGAAAAGATCTCGCTCTCCGAGCGTTTTGGCCTTTGGGTGAGCTTCTATCCCTTCAGCCAGGAGGAATACCTCACCATCGTGGCGCAGTGGTTGTCCGCATTGGGCGTGCCCGCGCAAGACATGGAAAAGGCCAGGCCTCTGGCGCTGGTCTGGGCGCTGGAGCGCGGTTCGCGCAGTGGCCGCGTGGCCTACCAGTTCGCCCGAGACTACGTGGGCACCCATGCCCAGTCCGCATGA
- a CDS encoding DNA gyrase inhibitor YacG, which yields MSDATAQAPVRTVRCPQCGGPSAYVSSNAYRPFCSERCKQMDLGAWANEEFSLPEKEGQSDPGFEQS from the coding sequence ATGAGCGACGCCACAGCCCAAGCGCCGGTGCGCACGGTGCGCTGCCCTCAATGCGGCGGACCAAGCGCCTATGTGTCCAGCAATGCGTACAGGCCGTTCTGCAGCGAACGCTGCAAGCAGATGGACCTGGGCGCCTGGGCCAATGAGGAATTCAGCCTGCCGGAAAAGGAAGGCCAGAGCGACCCCGGATTCGAGCAGAGCTGA
- the zapD gene encoding cell division protein ZapD, which translates to MILYDYPLNERIRTYLRLEQLFRRMVELVPRSHALDHHYAIQTIFEIMDVAARADMKSDVLKDLDRHKQQLIGYRGNPMIAEQALEEVIQKLDDCFTQLNEMTGKTGQALTENDWLMSIRSRIGIPGGTCEFDLPAYYHWQHRSPEDRRADLHRWSMPLAPLAESIVQLLKMLRESGSAQKVVAPSGQFQLNLPQGRTFHLLRLRIDPSTGLIPEISGNRLMLSVRLMRHGDDDRLHPAQEDAAFELTLCA; encoded by the coding sequence GTGATCCTGTACGACTACCCACTCAACGAACGCATTCGCACCTACCTGCGCCTCGAACAGCTGTTCCGCCGCATGGTGGAGTTGGTGCCGCGCAGTCACGCGTTGGACCACCATTACGCCATCCAGACGATCTTCGAGATCATGGATGTGGCAGCCCGGGCCGATATGAAATCGGATGTACTCAAGGATCTGGACCGCCACAAGCAGCAACTCATCGGCTACCGCGGCAACCCCATGATTGCCGAGCAGGCGCTCGAAGAGGTCATTCAAAAGCTGGACGACTGCTTCACCCAACTGAACGAGATGACGGGCAAGACGGGCCAGGCGCTCACAGAAAACGACTGGTTGATGAGCATCCGAAGTCGCATCGGTATTCCAGGCGGCACCTGTGAATTCGACTTGCCAGCGTACTACCACTGGCAGCACCGCAGCCCCGAAGATCGTCGGGCAGATCTGCACCGGTGGTCCATGCCGCTGGCCCCTCTGGCCGAGTCCATCGTGCAACTCCTCAAGATGTTGCGCGAATCGGGTTCGGCGCAGAAGGTGGTTGCTCCCTCAGGCCAGTTCCAGCTGAATCTGCCGCAGGGACGCACATTTCATTTGCTGCGCTTGCGCATCGACCCATCGACCGGACTCATTCCCGAGATCAGTGGCAATCGCCTGATGCTGTCGGTCCGCCTGATGCGCCATGGCGATGACGACCGCTTGCACCCTGCTCAGGAGGATGCGGCGTTCGAACTGACGCTGTGCGCTTGA
- the pilB gene encoding type IV-A pilus assembly ATPase PilB, with protein MALPGLGRALVSAGKLAQKAAEDLYRKAQSGRTSFIAELTGSGAVSPSDLAHTMSVAFAAPLLDLDAIDVQRLPSGLLDAKICADYRIVVLSKRNNRLMVATADPADQQAAEKIKFATQMGVDWVIAEYDKLSKLVETQTTNVNDTMDNIIGGDFEFDEVAAETVVNDATDKASEVDDAPVVKFLHKMLIDAFNMRASDLHFEPYEHNYRVRFRVDGELREIASPPIAIKDKLASRIKVISRMDISEKRVPQDGRMKLKIGPDRVIDFRVSTLPTLFGEKIVIRILDPSSAKVGIDALGYEPEEKERLLNAIGRPYGMVLVTGPTGSGKTVSLYTCLNILNKPGINISTAEDPSEINLPGVNQVNVNEKAGLTFAAALKAFLRQDPDVIMVGEIRDLETADISIKAAQTGHMVLSTLHTNDAPTTLTRMMNMGIPTFNIASSVILITAQRLARRLCATCKAPLDVPRKALVDAGFKAEDLDGTWTPYKPVGCSACNNGYKGRVGIYQVMPISEEIQRIILRGGSALDIAQQASKEGVRTLRESGLLKVKLGMTSLEEVLSVTNE; from the coding sequence ATGGCCCTGCCCGGACTCGGACGCGCACTTGTGTCCGCCGGAAAGCTGGCTCAGAAGGCCGCAGAAGACCTCTACCGCAAGGCTCAAAGCGGGCGCACCAGCTTCATCGCCGAACTGACCGGCTCGGGAGCGGTCTCTCCTTCGGATCTCGCCCATACCATGTCCGTCGCATTCGCGGCCCCCTTGCTGGATCTGGATGCCATCGACGTTCAGCGCCTGCCCAGTGGACTGCTGGACGCAAAGATTTGTGCCGACTACCGCATCGTGGTGCTGAGCAAGCGCAACAACCGCTTGATGGTCGCTACGGCGGATCCTGCCGATCAACAGGCGGCCGAGAAAATCAAGTTCGCGACGCAAATGGGCGTCGACTGGGTCATTGCCGAATACGACAAGCTCAGCAAACTGGTGGAAACACAAACCACCAATGTCAACGACACGATGGACAACATCATCGGTGGCGACTTCGAGTTCGACGAAGTGGCCGCCGAAACAGTCGTCAACGACGCGACCGACAAGGCTTCGGAAGTCGACGATGCACCTGTGGTGAAGTTCCTTCACAAGATGCTGATTGACGCCTTCAACATGCGCGCGTCCGACTTGCACTTCGAGCCGTACGAGCACAACTACCGAGTCCGTTTTCGCGTGGACGGCGAGTTGCGCGAAATTGCCTCGCCGCCGATTGCCATCAAGGACAAGCTGGCTTCGCGCATCAAGGTGATCTCGCGCATGGACATCTCCGAAAAGCGAGTACCTCAAGACGGTCGAATGAAGCTCAAAATCGGTCCCGATCGGGTCATCGATTTCCGCGTCAGCACGTTGCCCACGCTCTTTGGCGAAAAGATCGTGATCCGCATTCTGGATCCCAGCAGTGCGAAAGTGGGCATTGATGCCCTGGGCTACGAGCCCGAGGAAAAGGAGCGGCTGCTCAACGCCATTGGTCGGCCCTACGGCATGGTGCTGGTCACCGGCCCGACAGGCTCTGGCAAGACCGTGTCGCTCTACACCTGCTTGAACATCCTGAACAAGCCGGGCATCAACATCTCGACCGCCGAAGATCCCTCCGAAATCAATTTGCCCGGCGTCAACCAGGTCAACGTCAATGAGAAGGCCGGACTCACGTTCGCCGCGGCGCTGAAGGCGTTTCTGCGTCAGGACCCGGATGTGATCATGGTGGGGGAGATTCGCGATCTGGAAACTGCCGACATCTCGATCAAGGCGGCTCAAACCGGCCACATGGTGCTGTCGACCCTTCACACGAACGATGCACCTACCACGCTGACACGGATGATGAACATGGGCATCCCCACGTTCAATATTGCATCCAGCGTGATTCTGATCACCGCTCAACGACTGGCACGGCGCCTTTGCGCCACCTGCAAGGCGCCACTCGATGTGCCACGAAAGGCGCTCGTCGATGCGGGATTCAAGGCAGAGGATCTGGATGGCACCTGGACGCCCTACAAGCCGGTCGGCTGCTCTGCGTGCAACAACGGCTACAAAGGCCGCGTCGGCATCTACCAGGTCATGCCCATTTCAGAAGAAATCCAGCGCATCATTCTGCGTGGAGGCAGCGCATTGGATATCGCGCAGCAAGCCAGCAAGGAAGGGGTTCGCACGCTTCGCGAATCGGGCTTGCTCAAGGTCAAGCTGGGAATGACTTCGCTCGAAGAGGTTCTGAGCGTGACCAACGAATGA
- the secA gene encoding preprotein translocase subunit SecA, with product MATNFLTKIFGSRNDRLLKTYRKTVERINGLEAKFEKLSDDDLKGQTAVFKQRLAQGEALEALLPEAFAVVREASKRVMKMRHFDVQMVGGLALHHGKVAEMRTGEGKTLTATLPVYLNALTGKGVHVVTVNDYLASRDAQWMGRLYNFLGLTVGINLPQAPREEKQAAYAADITYGTNNEYGFDYLRDNMVYEAADRVQRGLNYAIVDEVDSILIDEARTPLIISGQAEDQTQVYVAIKQLVPHLVRQEGEADPRTGEGVTKPGDFTLDEKSHAVHMTEQGHENAERLLSQAGLLPEGASLYDPANIALLHNLVTSLKAHHLYHRDQHYVNQNGEIVIVDEFTGRLMTGRRWSDGLHQAVEAKEGVAIQPENQTLASITFQNYFRLYSKLSGMTGTADTEAYEFQEIYGLETVVIPPNRPSKRADQLDRVYKTTKEKYVAAIEDIRECHERGQPVLVGTSSIENSEIIAALLQAEKLPHEVLNAKQHAREADIIIQAGRPGAITIATNMAGRGTDIVLGGNLEKMVDAVQRDESLDDATKASRIATVRDQWQQDHEKVKSLGGLRIIATERHESRRIDNQLRGRSGRQGDPGSSRFYLSLDDSLMRIFAGDRVRAIMDRLKMPEGEAIEAGIVTRSIESAQRKVEARNFDIRKQLLEYDDVSNDQRKVIYQQRNDILDATSLRAQIDALREGCFVDLVHQYVPEGSVEEQWDLPALERVLREEWAVEAPVTAWVSDAEAIDVEEIVERVQAAANTVFAGKVGLVGEENFTQFERVVLLQTIDGQWRDHLSALDYLRQGIHLRGYAQKQPKQEYKREAFVLFGQLLDSVKNDVTRVLMNVRVQSAEQMTAAAEQLEERAEQIANVTYTAPTETGEAETITDAAIAAAARPASEVPRAGRNDPCPCGSGKKYKHCHGKLD from the coding sequence ATGGCCACTAACTTCCTCACCAAAATCTTTGGTAGCCGCAATGACCGTCTTCTGAAGACGTATCGCAAGACGGTAGAGCGCATCAACGGCCTGGAAGCGAAGTTCGAAAAGCTCAGCGACGACGACTTGAAGGGGCAGACCGCGGTGTTCAAGCAGCGACTTGCCCAGGGTGAGGCGCTCGAAGCGTTGTTGCCCGAAGCCTTTGCCGTCGTGCGCGAGGCCAGCAAGCGCGTGATGAAGATGCGCCACTTCGATGTGCAGATGGTGGGTGGCCTGGCCCTGCACCACGGCAAGGTGGCCGAAATGCGCACCGGTGAAGGCAAGACCTTGACCGCCACGCTGCCGGTTTACTTGAACGCGCTGACCGGAAAGGGCGTTCACGTTGTCACCGTCAACGACTACCTGGCCAGCCGCGATGCCCAATGGATGGGGCGGCTCTACAACTTCCTTGGTCTGACCGTCGGCATCAACCTGCCTCAGGCGCCGCGCGAAGAGAAGCAGGCCGCTTACGCCGCCGACATCACCTACGGCACCAACAACGAATACGGCTTCGACTACCTGCGCGACAACATGGTGTACGAAGCGGCGGACCGTGTTCAACGTGGCCTGAACTACGCCATCGTCGACGAGGTCGACTCGATCCTGATCGACGAGGCGCGCACGCCCTTGATCATCAGCGGCCAGGCGGAAGACCAGACGCAGGTGTATGTAGCCATCAAACAGCTCGTGCCCCACCTGGTGCGACAGGAAGGTGAGGCCGATCCCCGCACGGGCGAGGGTGTGACCAAGCCTGGGGACTTCACGTTGGACGAGAAGTCGCATGCCGTTCACATGACCGAGCAGGGCCATGAGAACGCCGAGCGGCTGCTGTCCCAGGCGGGCCTGCTGCCCGAGGGCGCTTCGCTGTACGACCCGGCCAACATCGCCCTGCTGCACAACTTGGTGACGTCCCTCAAGGCGCACCACCTGTACCACCGCGACCAGCACTATGTGAACCAGAACGGCGAAATCGTGATCGTCGACGAATTCACCGGTCGTCTGATGACCGGCCGCCGTTGGAGCGATGGCTTGCATCAGGCTGTCGAAGCCAAGGAAGGTGTGGCGATCCAGCCAGAGAACCAGACGCTGGCCTCCATCACCTTCCAGAACTATTTCCGTCTGTACAGCAAGCTCTCGGGCATGACCGGCACGGCCGACACCGAAGCGTACGAGTTCCAGGAAATCTATGGCCTGGAAACGGTGGTGATTCCGCCCAACCGGCCGAGCAAACGCGCCGATCAGCTGGATCGCGTCTACAAGACCACCAAAGAGAAATACGTCGCCGCGATCGAAGACATTCGCGAGTGCCACGAACGCGGACAGCCTGTGCTGGTCGGCACGTCGTCGATCGAGAACTCCGAAATCATCGCCGCGCTGCTGCAGGCTGAGAAGCTGCCGCACGAAGTGCTCAACGCCAAGCAGCATGCCCGCGAAGCCGACATCATCATCCAGGCCGGGCGTCCGGGCGCCATCACCATCGCCACCAACATGGCTGGCCGTGGTACCGACATCGTGCTGGGGGGCAACCTCGAGAAAATGGTCGATGCGGTGCAGCGCGACGAGTCGCTCGACGACGCGACCAAGGCTTCCCGCATCGCAACTGTTCGCGATCAATGGCAGCAAGACCACGAGAAGGTCAAGAGCCTGGGTGGTCTGCGCATCATCGCGACCGAGCGCCATGAATCGCGCCGTATCGACAACCAGTTGCGCGGCCGTTCGGGCCGCCAGGGCGACCCGGGCTCCTCGCGCTTTTACCTGAGCCTTGACGACTCCCTCATGCGCATCTTCGCCGGTGACCGCGTTCGCGCGATCATGGACCGCTTGAAGATGCCCGAGGGCGAGGCGATCGAAGCGGGCATCGTCACACGCAGCATCGAGAGCGCGCAGCGCAAGGTGGAGGCTCGCAACTTCGACATCCGCAAGCAACTGCTCGAATACGACGACGTGTCGAACGACCAGCGCAAGGTGATCTATCAGCAACGCAATGACATCCTCGATGCTACCTCGCTGCGCGCTCAGATCGACGCCTTGCGCGAGGGATGCTTCGTGGACCTTGTGCACCAGTACGTGCCCGAGGGCAGCGTGGAAGAGCAATGGGATCTGCCCGCGCTCGAGCGCGTGCTGCGCGAGGAATGGGCCGTCGAGGCGCCAGTCACCGCCTGGGTTTCGGATGCCGAGGCCATCGATGTGGAGGAAATCGTCGAGCGCGTGCAGGCGGCTGCCAATACCGTGTTCGCTGGCAAGGTCGGATTGGTCGGCGAGGAGAATTTCACCCAGTTTGAACGTGTGGTGCTGCTGCAGACGATCGACGGCCAATGGCGCGATCACCTCTCCGCCTTGGACTACCTGCGCCAAGGCATTCACTTGCGCGGCTATGCACAGAAGCAACCCAAGCAGGAGTACAAGCGCGAAGCCTTCGTGCTGTTCGGGCAACTTCTGGACAGCGTGAAGAACGACGTTACCCGGGTGCTGATGAACGTGCGCGTGCAGTCCGCCGAGCAGATGACGGCGGCGGCCGAACAGCTCGAAGAGCGCGCGGAGCAGATCGCCAACGTGACCTATACCGCACCGACCGAAACCGGCGAGGCCGAGACCATCACGGACGCCGCGATCGCCGCCGCCGCTCGACCTGCGAGCGAGGTGCCACGCGCGGGGCGAAACGATCCCTGCCCCTGTGGCAGCGGAAAAAAGTACAAACACTGCCACGGCAAACTCGACTGA
- a CDS encoding NUDIX domain-containing protein: MNATDVLVVDADQDAPRSSNRPVVDVAVGVLINKDGAFLLTSRPPGKVYAGYWEFPGGKLEAGETVEQALRRELQEEIGVTIGSAAIWKVSMVDYPHGLVRLHFCKVRDWVGEMHMREGQQFGWHSLPVSCAPVLAGTLPVLEWLAAEQTTH, encoded by the coding sequence GTGAACGCGACGGATGTGTTGGTTGTCGATGCGGACCAGGACGCACCGCGCTCCTCGAACCGCCCCGTGGTCGATGTGGCCGTCGGCGTGCTCATCAACAAAGATGGTGCGTTTCTTCTCACCTCCCGTCCTCCTGGAAAGGTGTACGCTGGGTACTGGGAGTTCCCGGGCGGCAAGCTGGAGGCTGGTGAGACGGTCGAGCAGGCCCTGCGGCGCGAGTTGCAGGAGGAGATTGGCGTCACGATCGGCTCGGCCGCGATCTGGAAGGTGTCAATGGTCGACTACCCACACGGACTGGTACGGCTGCACTTTTGCAAGGTGCGCGACTGGGTAGGCGAGATGCACATGCGTGAAGGGCAGCAGTTTGGCTGGCATTCCCTGCCGGTGTCCTGCGCACCCGTTCTGGCGGGCACCCTGCCGGTGCTGGAGTGGCTGGCCGCCGAGCAGACCACCCATTGA
- a CDS encoding type II secretion system F family protein: MATAVSKSVKDIVFEWEGKDRNGKPVRGETRAGGENQVQAALRRQGIVPSKIKKRRMSSGKRIKPKDIAIFTRQLATMMKAGVPLLQAFDIVGRGNPNPNVTKLLNDIRTDVETGTSLSAAFRRHPLYFDSLYCNLVEAGEAAGILEELLDRLATYMEKTEALKSKIKSALMYPIAVIVVAFVVVAVIMIFVIPSFKEVFTSFGADLPAPTLFVIAMSEFFTEYWWLIFGGIGGGLYFFMQAWKRNERVQRFMDRLLLKLPIFGVLIEKSVIARWTRTLATMFAAGVPLVEALDSVGGASGNSVYAIATEKIQQEVSTGTSLTNAMTNANVFPSMVLQMCAIGEESGSIDHMLGKAADFYEAEVDDMVAGISSLMEPIIIVVLGTVIGGIVVSMYLPIFKLGQVV; this comes from the coding sequence ATGGCAACCGCAGTATCCAAGAGCGTTAAGGACATCGTCTTCGAATGGGAAGGCAAAGACCGAAACGGCAAGCCCGTGCGTGGGGAAACCCGGGCTGGCGGCGAGAACCAGGTGCAGGCGGCGCTCCGACGGCAAGGCATCGTGCCCAGCAAGATCAAGAAGCGCCGGATGAGCTCCGGCAAGCGGATCAAACCGAAAGACATCGCGATCTTCACGCGCCAGTTGGCCACGATGATGAAGGCTGGCGTCCCCTTGCTTCAGGCGTTCGATATCGTGGGTCGCGGCAACCCGAACCCGAATGTGACCAAGCTGCTCAACGACATTCGCACCGATGTGGAAACCGGCACGTCGCTGAGCGCTGCATTCCGCAGGCATCCGCTGTACTTCGACAGTCTGTATTGCAATCTTGTGGAAGCGGGCGAAGCCGCCGGTATTCTCGAAGAGTTGCTGGACCGCCTGGCCACCTACATGGAGAAAACCGAGGCGCTCAAGTCCAAGATCAAGTCGGCACTGATGTATCCCATCGCGGTGATCGTCGTGGCCTTCGTGGTGGTGGCTGTGATCATGATCTTCGTGATTCCCTCGTTCAAGGAAGTCTTCACCTCCTTCGGCGCAGACCTTCCCGCGCCAACGCTTTTTGTGATCGCCATGAGCGAGTTCTTCACCGAGTACTGGTGGCTGATCTTTGGCGGCATTGGCGGCGGCCTCTACTTCTTCATGCAAGCCTGGAAGCGCAACGAAAGGGTGCAACGGTTCATGGACCGTCTGCTGCTCAAGTTGCCGATCTTCGGCGTACTGATCGAAAAATCGGTCATTGCGCGCTGGACGCGCACATTGGCCACCATGTTTGCCGCTGGCGTTCCACTCGTGGAAGCACTCGACTCTGTGGGCGGCGCTTCGGGGAATTCGGTCTATGCCATCGCCACGGAAAAGATCCAGCAAGAGGTTTCCACCGGCACCAGCCTGACCAACGCGATGACCAATGCCAACGTCTTTCCATCGATGGTGTTGCAGATGTGTGCCATTGGTGAGGAATCCGGATCGATCGACCACATGCTGGGCAAAGCTGCCGATTTCTACGAAGCCGAGGTCGATGACATGGTCGCGGGCATTTCCAGCCTGATGGAACCCATCATCATCGTGGTGCTGGGCACGGTCATCGGCGGGATCGTGGTGTCGATGTATCTCCCGATTTTCAAGCTGGGCCAGGTGGTTTGA
- a CDS encoding prepilin peptidase, which produces MFDASTPVAALLGLLGLLVGSFLNVVIYRLPKMMEQRWAAECAELHATDDAPAPSKSQPFNLMVPRSRCPHCGHRIRWFENIPVFSYLALRGRCSQCSTPISVRYPAIEVVTAAMFAWCGWHFGWGWEALAWSGFSAAVLALAAIDWDTTLLPDDITLPLLWTGLCVAGLRITDTLLPDALWGAVAGYMSLWLVYWAFKLVTGKEGMGYGDFKLFAAFGAWFGWQALIPVILMASLIGAVVGIAIKLKGNLREGGYVPFGPFLALAGLTSMVFGPPAMLAVVGL; this is translated from the coding sequence ATGTTCGACGCGAGCACGCCCGTGGCGGCGTTGCTGGGTCTGCTGGGCCTGCTGGTGGGCAGCTTTCTCAACGTGGTTATCTACCGCTTGCCCAAGATGATGGAGCAGCGCTGGGCCGCCGAATGCGCCGAGCTTCATGCGACAGACGACGCCCCTGCGCCATCCAAATCGCAGCCCTTCAATCTGATGGTGCCGCGTTCGCGCTGCCCGCACTGCGGACATCGGATCAGGTGGTTCGAAAACATCCCGGTGTTCAGTTACCTCGCCTTGCGCGGCCGCTGCTCCCAATGTTCCACGCCCATCAGTGTGCGCTACCCCGCGATCGAAGTGGTCACAGCCGCGATGTTCGCCTGGTGTGGCTGGCACTTTGGATGGGGCTGGGAAGCCCTGGCGTGGAGCGGTTTTTCGGCAGCGGTCCTGGCGCTGGCCGCGATCGACTGGGACACGACCCTCTTGCCCGACGACATCACCCTGCCCTTGCTGTGGACCGGCCTGTGTGTGGCAGGTCTGCGTATCACGGACACGCTTTTGCCCGATGCCTTGTGGGGTGCGGTCGCAGGCTATATGTCCTTGTGGCTGGTCTACTGGGCTTTCAAGCTCGTCACCGGCAAAGAAGGTATGGGCTACGGGGATTTCAAACTGTTCGCGGCTTTCGGGGCCTGGTTTGGCTGGCAGGCATTGATTCCGGTGATCCTGATGGCATCCCTGATCGGTGCGGTCGTCGGCATCGCGATCAAACTCAAGGGCAACTTGCGCGAGGGTGGCTATGTGCCTTTTGGCCCCTTCCTGGCGTTGGCGGGGTTGACTTCCATGGTGTTTGGACCGCCGGCCATGCTGGCGGTCGTTGGCCTGTGA
- the argJ gene encoding bifunctional glutamate N-acetyltransferase/amino-acid acetyltransferase ArgJ gives MPVQLNAPLATDLLPIAGVRIGVVEAGIRKANRKDLTVFLLDDECAVGAVFTQNRYAAAPVQVCRDHLSSGQSIRALVINTGNANAGTGEQGLAHARQTCTALARSLGLHHEQVLPFSTGVIMEPLPLDRLLAGLPQALTHAAQQQTADGAQWLSAAQGIMTTDTLPKASSERFELDGVMAHATGISKGAGMIRPNMATMLGFLATDAAVAPALMNTLARRLADASFNRVTVDGDTSTNDSFVVVATGRAGNAPITDLDSPAGRALLVALTTVARKLAHAIVRDGEGATKFITIQVEGGRNSAECLQAAYAVAHSPLVKTAFFASDPNLGRILAAVGYAGIHDLDVGTIDLYLGDVHVVRAGGRHPDYREEDGQRVMKPAEILVRIGLGRGDATETVWTCDFSHEYVTINADYRS, from the coding sequence ATGCCTGTTCAACTCAACGCGCCCCTGGCCACGGATCTGCTGCCGATCGCCGGTGTGCGCATCGGTGTGGTGGAAGCGGGCATCCGCAAAGCGAATCGCAAGGACCTCACGGTCTTTCTGCTGGACGATGAATGCGCCGTGGGCGCGGTGTTCACGCAGAACCGCTATGCCGCCGCTCCCGTGCAGGTGTGTCGCGACCACCTGAGCTCGGGTCAATCGATTCGGGCACTGGTCATCAACACCGGCAATGCCAATGCCGGCACGGGTGAGCAAGGTCTTGCCCACGCGCGCCAGACCTGCACCGCGCTTGCGCGTTCGCTGGGGCTGCACCACGAACAGGTGTTGCCGTTCTCCACGGGCGTGATCATGGAGCCCCTGCCGCTGGACCGTCTGCTGGCGGGCTTGCCGCAGGCCTTGACGCACGCGGCGCAGCAGCAGACCGCGGACGGCGCGCAATGGCTGTCGGCAGCACAGGGCATCATGACCACAGACACCTTGCCCAAGGCCAGCAGCGAGCGGTTCGAGCTGGATGGGGTCATGGCCCATGCCACGGGCATCTCCAAAGGCGCGGGCATGATCCGCCCCAACATGGCGACCATGCTGGGGTTCCTGGCCACCGACGCTGCCGTGGCGCCGGCGTTGATGAACACTCTGGCGCGCCGCCTGGCCGACGCATCGTTCAACCGCGTGACGGTGGATGGCGACACCAGCACCAACGACTCTTTCGTGGTCGTGGCCACAGGTCGAGCGGGCAATGCGCCCATCACGGACCTGGACAGCCCCGCTGGCCGTGCGTTGCTTGTGGCATTGACCACCGTGGCACGGAAGCTGGCGCATGCCATCGTGCGCGACGGTGAGGGCGCCACCAAGTTCATCACCATCCAGGTCGAAGGTGGGCGCAACTCGGCCGAATGCCTGCAGGCGGCCTACGCGGTGGCGCATTCGCCGCTGGTGAAAACCGCCTTCTTCGCCAGTGATCCCAATCTCGGCCGCATTTTGGCGGCGGTCGGCTACGCCGGCATCCACGACCTGGACGTGGGCACCATCGATCTGTACCTGGGCGACGTGCATGTGGTCCGCGCGGGTGGCCGACACCCCGACTACCGCGAGGAAGACGGCCAGCGCGTGATGAAGCCAGCGGAAATCCTGGTGCGCATCGGCCTGGGCCGAGGAGACGCCACCGAAACCGTGTGGACCTGCGACTTCAGCCATGAGTACGTGACCATCAACGCGGACTACCGGTCCTGA
- the coaE gene encoding dephospho-CoA kinase (Dephospho-CoA kinase (CoaE) performs the final step in coenzyme A biosynthesis.): MTHTSGRAAFKLGLTGGIGSGKSTLARLLEARGADVVDADAISRRSTEAGGSAMPAIAHTFGADFIAADGALDRQRMRDHVFAVPAARQTLERIVHPLVAIEIQRQVAASGSACVVFDVPLLVESPRWRPQLDRVLVVDCAPATQVRRVQARNGWDTATIELVMRNQSPRLARLAAADIVVHNDVDDLGPLERAANELAKQFGL; encoded by the coding sequence GTGACACACACTTCAGGCCGAGCCGCGTTCAAGCTGGGGCTCACTGGCGGCATCGGCAGTGGAAAAAGCACCCTGGCCCGTTTGCTGGAAGCCCGAGGCGCGGACGTCGTCGATGCCGATGCTATCTCCCGCCGCAGCACAGAAGCCGGCGGCAGCGCCATGCCCGCCATCGCGCATACCTTTGGCGCCGACTTCATTGCGGCCGACGGCGCACTCGACCGGCAGCGCATGCGCGATCACGTGTTCGCGGTGCCTGCGGCACGGCAGACGCTGGAGCGCATCGTGCATCCCCTGGTGGCGATCGAGATACAGCGTCAGGTCGCTGCCTCTGGATCGGCTTGCGTGGTGTTTGATGTCCCACTCCTGGTCGAATCGCCGCGCTGGCGCCCACAGCTCGACCGGGTGTTGGTCGTGGATTGCGCCCCCGCCACGCAAGTACGCCGCGTTCAGGCGCGCAATGGCTGGGACACGGCGACCATCGAGCTGGTGATGCGCAACCAAAGCCCACGCTTGGCAAGGCTGGCGGCCGCAGACATCGTGGTCCACAACGACGTAGACGATCTGGGGCCGCTGGAGCGGGCTGCGAATGAGCTTGCAAAGCAGTTCGGGCTATGA